TTCTCTTTGTATGGATAATGACATACCACTTATCGTTTTCTCTATTATGGAGCAAGGAAATATTAAACGAGCGGTATTAGGTGATAATATCGGAACATTAGTAAGGGGGAAAAAATAATGTCAAAAGAAGTTATTAATAGTGTGAAATCTAAAATGGAAAAAGCTATTCAAGCATTCTCAAGAGAGTTAGCGACAGTAAGAGCTGGTCGTGCAAACCCTTCATTATTAGATAAAGTGACAGTAGATTATTATGGTGCACCAACTCCGGTAAATCAACTAGCAACAGTTACTGTACCTGAAGCACGTATGTTAACTATTCAACCTTATGATAAATCATCTTTAGGTGATATCGAAAAAGCAATCTTAAAGGCTGACCTCGGATTAACACCATCTAATGATGGTTCAATTATTCGAATTACGATACCAGCATTAACTGAAGAGCGCCGTAGAGAATTAACAAAAGTAGTAAGAAAATACGGTGAAGAAGCAAAAGTGGCAGTGCGTAATGTACGTCGTGATGGAAATGACGAATTAAAAAAGCTTGAAAAAAATAGTGAAATCACTGAGGATGAGCTTCGCGGACTAACCGAGGATATTCAAAAAATAACGGATGATCATATTAAAAAAATTGATCAGGTTGCTAAAGAAAAAGAAGCAGAAATTATGGAAGTATAAGCATAATCGTTGTACAATATGTAAAGTACCCTCTATTTTAAACAGGGGGTTTTTTTGTTAAACTAGAGACAATATAGATTGTTAAGGGTGACGGAGGAAACCTGTATGCTACATAAATTAAACTTTTGGAAGAATCGTAAACCAAATTCTTCAGAGCAAGTATATACAATAGATACGATTAAAAAGAATCCAATACCTGAGCATATTGCAATTATTATGGATGGCAATGGAAGGTGGGCACAAAAAAGAGCATTACCACGCATTGCAGGACACCATGAAGGAACGAAGGTTGTCCGAAAGATAACGAAGCTAGCAAATTCTCTAGGTGTAAAAGTACTAACGTTATATGCATTTTCAACAGAAAATTGGAAGCGACCAAAAAGTGAAGTTGATTACTTAATGAAGCTACCAGAAGAATTTCTCCAAACTTTCTTACCTGAATTAATTAAGGAAAATGTACAAGTTCGAGTAATGGGGATGAAAGATAGCTTACCAGAACACACTTTCCGTGCTGTGCAAAATGCTATTAACAAAACAAGCGATAATGATGGAATGATTTTAAATTTTGCATTAAATTATGGCAGCCG
This Cytobacillus sp. IB215665 DNA region includes the following protein-coding sequences:
- the frr gene encoding ribosome recycling factor, whose translation is MSKEVINSVKSKMEKAIQAFSRELATVRAGRANPSLLDKVTVDYYGAPTPVNQLATVTVPEARMLTIQPYDKSSLGDIEKAILKADLGLTPSNDGSIIRITIPALTEERRRELTKVVRKYGEEAKVAVRNVRRDGNDELKKLEKNSEITEDELRGLTEDIQKITDDHIKKIDQVAKEKEAEIMEV
- a CDS encoding isoprenyl transferase; the encoded protein is MLHKLNFWKNRKPNSSEQVYTIDTIKKNPIPEHIAIIMDGNGRWAQKRALPRIAGHHEGTKVVRKITKLANSLGVKVLTLYAFSTENWKRPKSEVDYLMKLPEEFLQTFLPELIKENVQVRVMGMKDSLPEHTFRAVQNAINKTSDNDGMILNFALNYGSRNEIVQAVNSIIADQKSGILKEEEVTEDIFSTYLMTQELSDPDLLIRTSGVVRLSNFMLWQLSYAEFWFTETLWPDFSEQHFLEAIDEFQKRARRFGGV